The Cellulosilyticum sp. I15G10I2 genome has a segment encoding these proteins:
- a CDS encoding alcohol dehydrogenase catalytic domain-containing protein, which yields MENAAKTMRGLVAYAPGDYRFETNIPIPTAEDGEIVIKVEACGVCAGDVKAEHGAKSFWGGDGQPGWIKAPVIPGHEFIGFITEIGPNVKGFEIGDRVVSDQIAPCWECKFCKTGRYWMCQKHDIFGFQNNVNGGMAEYMKLPKGSLVYKVPKDVPIEKAVLIEPFACSKHAVDRGNISNEDIVVLSGAGTLGLGMVGVAALKQPKLLIVLDMKDERLEIAQKFGADIVINPGKEDAVQKVMELTDGYGCDVYIEATGHPSSVTQGLSMIRKLGTFVEFSVFSQPATVDWSIIGDRKELDLLGAHLSPYCYEPVIEWIVNGKLPTEGVVTHKLPLEKWQEAFELAGKGDGALKVILIP from the coding sequence ATGGAAAATGCAGCAAAAACAATGAGAGGGCTTGTAGCCTATGCACCTGGAGATTATCGTTTTGAAACGAATATACCTATACCAACAGCTGAAGATGGGGAAATTGTTATTAAAGTTGAAGCTTGTGGTGTGTGTGCTGGAGATGTTAAGGCAGAACATGGAGCAAAATCATTTTGGGGGGGAGATGGTCAGCCAGGATGGATTAAAGCACCGGTTATTCCAGGGCATGAATTTATTGGATTTATAACAGAAATTGGGCCTAATGTTAAAGGTTTTGAAATCGGTGACCGTGTGGTATCTGATCAAATTGCACCTTGTTGGGAATGTAAGTTCTGTAAGACAGGCAGATATTGGATGTGCCAAAAACATGATATATTTGGATTCCAGAACAATGTAAATGGTGGGATGGCAGAATACATGAAGCTGCCAAAAGGTTCGCTAGTCTATAAAGTGCCTAAAGATGTACCTATAGAAAAAGCTGTCCTTATTGAGCCTTTTGCATGTTCTAAACACGCAGTTGACAGAGGGAATATCTCAAATGAAGATATAGTTGTACTGTCTGGTGCTGGCACATTAGGTCTTGGTATGGTGGGAGTTGCAGCACTCAAGCAACCTAAACTTCTCATTGTACTTGATATGAAAGATGAAAGGCTTGAAATAGCTCAAAAATTTGGAGCAGATATTGTGATAAATCCAGGCAAAGAAGATGCAGTTCAAAAAGTCATGGAATTAACAGATGGCTATGGGTGTGACGTATACATAGAAGCAACAGGGCATCCATCAAGTGTAACACAGGGGCTTAGTATGATTCGCAAGCTTGGAACATTTGTAGAGTTTAGTGTGTTTAGTCAGCCTGCTACAGTAGACTGGAGTATAATTGGAGATAGAAAAGAACTGGACCTTTTAGGGGCGCACCTAAGCCCATATTGTTATGAGCCGGTCATCGAATGGATTGTAAATGGGAAATTACCTACAGAAGGTGTTGTAACCCATAAACTGCCACTTGAAAAGTGGCAGGAAGCTTTTGAACTAGCAGGAAAAGGGGACGGTGCTTTAAAAGTAATCCTTATACCATAA
- a CDS encoding AEC family transporter: MQEALLVGNQVLLIYIYIAIGIVCVKKQIVTQEIGKNLSSFVLMVITPCLIIKSYIRPFEKAHLLGLALAFLLAFIFHGIAIIVSNFLIKKREGIRYKIERMGVVYTNCGFMAIPLIVVAVGDIGIFYAVAFISVFNMALWTHGIMVITDRRSINLKSAIWNPGVIGFIIGFIIYCTQLHIPDLIDQGVTSLSQLNTPLAMIITGIFLAEINFKSVFKNYNIAYVSGIRLFILPLIMLIIIKILGVEYWMTGAADVIMASILACSAPAAASIALLPAKFGMEGEYGAKIVALSTLLSIITLPLFNLLTNLWVRG, encoded by the coding sequence ATGCAAGAAGCACTACTCGTAGGTAACCAGGTATTATTAATATACATCTATATAGCAATAGGCATAGTGTGCGTTAAGAAGCAGATTGTAACACAGGAGATAGGCAAAAATCTTTCAAGCTTTGTACTTATGGTTATAACACCTTGTTTAATTATAAAATCCTATATAAGACCTTTTGAAAAAGCACATTTACTAGGGCTTGCTTTAGCTTTTTTGCTTGCTTTTATATTTCATGGCATAGCCATTATCGTTTCAAATTTTCTGATTAAAAAACGAGAAGGCATACGATATAAGATTGAGCGCATGGGAGTTGTTTATACAAACTGTGGGTTTATGGCCATTCCTTTAATTGTTGTGGCGGTAGGAGATATAGGCATATTTTATGCCGTTGCCTTTATCAGTGTTTTTAATATGGCGCTGTGGACCCATGGGATCATGGTAATTACCGACAGGCGCAGTATCAATCTTAAATCAGCAATATGGAATCCTGGGGTTATAGGTTTTATAATAGGCTTTATAATCTATTGTACGCAGCTGCATATTCCTGATCTTATTGACCAAGGTGTTACAAGTTTATCGCAGCTTAATACACCGCTTGCTATGATTATCACGGGAATTTTTTTAGCAGAGATAAATTTTAAGTCTGTTTTTAAAAATTATAATATCGCTTATGTGAGCGGCATTAGGCTTTTTATATTACCGCTAATAATGCTGATTATCATTAAAATTTTAGGGGTGGAGTACTGGATGACAGGAGCTGCAGATGTCATTATGGCGAGTATTTTAGCTTGTTCGGCACCTGCAGCAGCATCCATTGCACTGCTTCCTGCAAAGTTTGGCATGGAGGGAGAGTATGGTGCTAAGATTGTGGCGCTTTCCACACTTTTGTCCATTATTACGCTGCCACTTTTTAATTTACTGACGAATCTATGGGTGAGAGGATAA
- a CDS encoding beta-glucosidase, whose protein sequence is MVRDIKKIIQEMTLEEKASLCSGLDFWHTKAVERLGIPKIMVTDGPHGLRKQAEAADHLGFNESVKATCFPSGVTLASSWDRDLLHKVGTALGEECQAENVAVLLGPAANIKRSPLCGRNFEYFSEDPYLSSEMASSHIKGVQSQGVGTSLKHFAVNNQEHRRLSVDAVLDERTLREIYLASFEGAVKVAQPWTVMCAYNKVNGDYCSQNEYLLRTILKDEWGHEGFVMSDWGAVDERAQGLSAGLELEMPSSNGVNDLKIVKAVQEGTLPESILDESVERLLKIIFKAVDSKKENASYDKCTHHELARQVARECMVLLKNEDNILPLKKESQLAIIGAFAKKPRFQGGGSSHINPTQVDSAFLKLVEAAGHTASLSYAEGFSLTSDAIDAGLFEEALKIAALADTAVIFAGLPDHYESEGYDRTHLRIPENQVRLIEEVAKVQKNIVVVLSNGSPIEMPWIDSVKGVLEAYIAGQASGAAIADLLFGDANPCGKLAETFPKKLSDTPCFLNFPGEGDTVAYKEGLFVGYRYYDTKELAPLFPFGHGLSYTTFEYSDIKLDKETMQDHDTLTVNVSLANTGTASGKEVVQLYVRDIASSVIRPIKELRAFEKVSLEPGETKTVSFVLSKRAFAYYNTAIKDWHIESGDFEILAGSSSQDIRLKATVYVESTTPLKKLYTRNSTLGDLMLHPKGKKTAEELLNLMLGDKHNSSESLGTDMAVMMSDFVLRGMINFSGGAFSESMMNDLLAELNADDCN, encoded by the coding sequence ATGGTTAGAGATATCAAAAAAATTATCCAAGAGATGACACTCGAGGAAAAAGCAAGCCTTTGCAGCGGTTTAGACTTTTGGCATACCAAAGCCGTAGAACGTCTTGGCATCCCCAAAATAATGGTAACAGATGGACCTCATGGCCTTAGAAAACAAGCAGAAGCTGCCGATCATCTTGGATTTAACGAGAGTGTAAAAGCAACTTGTTTCCCCTCTGGCGTAACACTGGCAAGCTCTTGGGATAGGGACTTACTCCATAAAGTAGGCACCGCACTGGGCGAAGAATGTCAAGCCGAAAATGTAGCTGTTCTTCTTGGTCCTGCTGCTAATATTAAGCGCTCACCTTTATGCGGCAGAAACTTTGAATATTTTTCTGAAGATCCGTACTTATCTTCAGAGATGGCATCTTCTCATATCAAAGGGGTTCAAAGTCAAGGTGTAGGCACTTCTTTAAAACATTTCGCTGTCAATAATCAAGAACATAGAAGATTATCTGTAGATGCTGTCTTAGACGAAAGAACCCTGAGAGAGATCTACCTCGCAAGCTTTGAAGGTGCTGTCAAAGTGGCCCAGCCTTGGACAGTTATGTGTGCTTACAATAAAGTAAATGGAGATTATTGTTCTCAAAATGAATATCTGCTCCGTACGATACTCAAAGATGAATGGGGTCACGAAGGCTTTGTCATGTCTGACTGGGGCGCTGTGGATGAAAGAGCCCAAGGACTTAGCGCAGGACTAGAACTCGAGATGCCTTCTAGTAATGGCGTTAATGATCTTAAGATTGTAAAAGCAGTTCAGGAGGGTACCTTACCAGAATCTATTCTTGACGAATCTGTCGAACGACTTTTAAAAATAATTTTTAAGGCCGTAGACTCAAAAAAAGAAAATGCCTCTTATGATAAATGCACCCATCATGAACTCGCCCGTCAAGTCGCACGGGAATGTATGGTACTGCTAAAAAATGAAGATAATATTCTGCCGCTAAAAAAAGAAAGTCAATTGGCTATTATAGGTGCTTTTGCCAAGAAACCAAGATTTCAAGGCGGTGGAAGTTCTCATATCAATCCAACACAAGTAGATAGTGCCTTCCTTAAGCTTGTAGAAGCTGCAGGTCATACAGCTTCACTTTCTTACGCCGAAGGTTTTAGTCTAACGAGTGATGCTATTGATGCAGGGTTGTTTGAAGAAGCACTAAAAATCGCAGCCCTTGCTGATACGGCAGTTATTTTCGCTGGTCTTCCAGATCATTATGAATCCGAAGGCTATGATAGAACACATCTCAGAATCCCTGAAAACCAGGTACGTCTTATCGAAGAAGTTGCCAAGGTACAAAAAAATATTGTGGTGGTCTTAAGTAATGGCTCACCGATTGAAATGCCTTGGATAGACAGCGTTAAAGGTGTGCTTGAAGCCTACATAGCTGGTCAGGCATCTGGAGCTGCTATAGCAGATTTACTCTTTGGTGATGCAAATCCTTGCGGTAAACTCGCAGAAACCTTCCCTAAAAAGCTTAGCGATACGCCTTGCTTTTTAAACTTCCCAGGTGAAGGTGATACGGTAGCCTACAAAGAAGGTCTATTTGTAGGCTATCGCTATTACGATACTAAAGAATTAGCACCTCTATTCCCATTTGGCCATGGTTTAAGCTATACAACTTTTGAGTATAGTGATATCAAACTTGACAAAGAGACTATGCAAGACCATGATACACTCACTGTAAATGTCTCCCTCGCAAATACAGGTACTGCTTCTGGCAAAGAGGTGGTTCAACTTTATGTCCGTGATATAGCGAGTAGCGTCATAAGACCCATTAAAGAATTAAGGGCCTTTGAGAAAGTATCTTTAGAACCTGGCGAAACCAAAACTGTAAGCTTTGTACTGTCTAAGAGAGCTTTTGCCTACTACAATACCGCTATAAAAGATTGGCATATAGAAAGCGGTGATTTTGAAATATTAGCAGGCAGTTCTTCTCAAGATATTAGGCTTAAAGCTACCGTATACGTTGAGTCTACAACGCCGCTCAAGAAACTTTATACCAGAAACTCAACACTCGGTGATCTGATGCTTCATCCGAAAGGCAAAAAAACAGCCGAGGAGCTGCTTAACCTTATGCTGGGGGATAAACATAATTCTTCCGAATCCTTAGGTACAGATATGGCTGTTATGATGAGCGATTTTGTACTACGCGGCATGATTAACTTTAGCGGTGGTGCTTTTAGTGAAAGTATGATGAATGATCTCTTAGCCGAACTCAATGCGGATGATTGTAACTAG
- a CDS encoding helix-turn-helix domain-containing protein, with the protein MTVKTEHKMTEEDIEYLCRLLVEVLKIPVYFLDEKYEVCYAFAYGHLSNPLQPSLKQLFKELFSHKEVYEWPIIKSTKYYENYCAIRLIQEGGFKGTFIIGPSLYAYVTANEIDTLIKANDLPLSAKRQFIDYYNTVAIFDYKKLISTSLLVYYYVYKEQMSVSEVMEKNSSLKQVPVKIRNDCEASLSRNRQSIVFHHSQSGEKHIFNYIKSGNKEAILKYHPKPQDGEVGILSKNNPLRGQKNLAICSVTLATRAAMEGGLDSETAYTLSDLYIQEIEEINEIKDLSDLEVKMLCDFADRVKKVKEHIYSKAVNVCIRYIFKYLYEEITLVNLGKQANLHPSYLSELFKKEVGITVSEYIQKERIEEAKKLLVSSNYTLLDIAAWLQFHDQSHFTRVFKKFEHITPKKYRDLHMV; encoded by the coding sequence GTGACTGTAAAGACTGAGCATAAAATGACAGAAGAGGATATTGAATATCTTTGTAGATTATTAGTAGAGGTGCTTAAAATCCCTGTTTATTTTCTAGATGAAAAATATGAAGTTTGTTATGCTTTTGCATATGGGCATTTGAGCAATCCTTTGCAGCCCAGTTTAAAACAATTATTTAAGGAACTCTTTAGTCATAAGGAAGTTTATGAGTGGCCTATTATTAAATCTACCAAGTACTATGAAAACTATTGTGCCATAAGACTGATTCAAGAAGGTGGTTTTAAAGGAACGTTTATTATAGGGCCTTCGCTTTATGCTTATGTTACGGCAAATGAAATAGATACTTTAATCAAAGCGAATGATCTCCCACTTAGTGCTAAAAGACAGTTTATTGACTATTATAATACGGTTGCCATTTTTGACTATAAAAAACTTATAAGCACGAGTCTTTTAGTTTACTACTATGTTTATAAAGAACAAATGAGTGTATCGGAAGTTATGGAAAAGAACAGCTCGCTTAAGCAGGTGCCGGTAAAGATAAGAAATGATTGTGAAGCCTCTTTATCAAGAAATAGGCAGAGTATTGTATTTCATCATTCACAGTCTGGGGAAAAACATATTTTTAACTACATTAAGTCAGGCAATAAAGAAGCGATTTTAAAGTATCATCCTAAACCTCAGGATGGGGAAGTTGGTATTCTTTCAAAAAATAACCCACTCAGAGGGCAAAAAAATCTTGCGATCTGCAGTGTGACACTGGCAACGCGGGCGGCTATGGAAGGCGGGCTTGACTCAGAGACGGCTTATACCCTCAGCGACCTATATATTCAGGAAATAGAAGAAATCAATGAGATAAAAGATTTATCAGATTTAGAAGTTAAGATGCTCTGTGATTTTGCAGACAGGGTCAAAAAGGTAAAAGAACATATATATTCAAAAGCCGTTAATGTATGTATAAGGTACATCTTTAAATACTTATATGAAGAAATCACACTTGTAAATTTAGGAAAGCAGGCGAACCTGCATCCGAGTTACCTTTCGGAGTTGTTTAAGAAAGAGGTAGGGATTACTGTAAGTGAATATATTCAAAAAGAGCGTATTGAAGAAGCTAAAAAATTGCTGGTATCGTCTAATTATACTTTGTTAGATATTGCGGCTTGGCTTCAATTCCATGATCAAAGTCATTTTACAAGAGTATTTAAAAAGTTTGAGCATATCACACCTAAAAAGTATAGAGATCTGCATATGGTATAA
- a CDS encoding EamA family transporter, with amino-acid sequence MWILYALLSAVFAALTSILAKIGIEGISSNLATAIRTIVVLVMAWGIVFMTGTWHEISNINQKSWVFLTFSGLATGFSWLFYYKALQIGEAAKVVPIDKFSVVITMVLAFVILKEAMTAKTIIGGIFITIGTFVMIL; translated from the coding sequence ATGTGGATATTATATGCTTTATTATCAGCGGTATTTGCAGCACTCACTTCGATTTTAGCGAAGATAGGGATTGAAGGAATCAGCTCTAATTTGGCAACTGCTATTAGAACGATTGTGGTACTTGTTATGGCTTGGGGAATTGTGTTTATGACAGGCACCTGGCATGAAATATCAAATATCAATCAAAAAAGCTGGGTGTTTTTAACCTTCTCAGGACTTGCTACAGGATTTTCATGGTTGTTTTATTACAAAGCACTTCAGATTGGAGAAGCTGCGAAGGTAGTACCTATTGATAAATTTAGTGTGGTGATTACCATGGTGCTCGCATTTGTTATATTAAAAGAGGCGATGACGGCTAAAACAATAATAGGGGGGATTTTTATAACTATTGGGACATTTGTTATGATATTATAA